The Falco cherrug isolate bFalChe1 chromosome 6, bFalChe1.pri, whole genome shotgun sequence genome window below encodes:
- the TRMT11 gene encoding tRNA (guanine(10)-N2)-methyltransferase homolog isoform X2, translating into MARGLMKRTVCAKSIFELWGHGRSVGELYATLKNYPMDKMLPYLQSDSTYKVHIHTFNKTLTQAQKIKKIDALEFLPFKGKVNLKNPEHIFWILEDYGMDPNNVPEEPFHLYFGRWIADGQRELIESYSIKKRHFIGNTSMDACLSFIMANHGRVKPNDVVYDPFVGTGGLLISSAHFGAYVCGTDIDFNTIHGLGKASRKNQKWRGPDENIRANLRQYGLEKYYLDALVSDSSRPIWRKGMLFDAIITDPPYGIREATRRTGSQKETVKSAERSADNHIFVSSNYHLSDIFFDLLKFAAEYLVMGGRLVYWLPIYRPEYTEEIIPRHPCLKLISNCEQMLSSHTSRRLITMEKVKEFKDQEQNSYLLDGQYMPYRGHNSFREKYFSGVTKRIAKEEKDNQK; encoded by the exons ATGGCAAGGGGACTAATGAAAAGGACAGTATGTGCAAA GTCTATATTTGAACTGTGGGGTCATGGAAGATCTGTGGGGGAGCTCTATGCAACTTTGAAGAACTATCCAATGGACAAGATG cttccatATCTACAGTCGGACTCTACTTACAAAGTACATATTCatacatttaataaaacactgactcaggcacagaaaataaaaaagatagaT GCCCTTGAGTTTCTGCCATTCAAAGGAAAAGTCAATTTAAAGAATCCAGAACACATCTTCTGGATTTTGGAAGATTATGGAATGGACCCTAATAATGTTCCAGAAGAGCCCTTTCATCTGTATTTTGGTAGATGG ATTGCAGATGGTCAAAGAGAACTTATCGAGTCCTACAGtataaaaaaaagacactttatTGGAAATACAAGCATGGATGCCTGCCTTTCTTTCATTATGGCAAACCATGGGAGAGTAAAACCCAATGATGTCGTATATGATCCCTTTGTTGGAACAG GTGGCCTTCTCATATCCTCAGCACACTTCGGAGCATATGTGTGTGGTACTGATATAGATTTCAACACAATCCATGGATTAG gcaaagcaagcagaaagaaCCAGAAATGGAGAGGTCCAGATGAAAATATCAGAGCTAATCTCCGACAGTACGGTTTAGAGAAATATTACCTTGATGCACTAGTTTCTGATTCTTCGAGACCAATATGGCGAAAAGGGATGCTGTTTGATGCAATCATTACAGATC CACCATATGGTATCAGAGAAGCTACTCGCAGAACAGgttcacaaaaggaaacagttaAGTCAGCTGAAAGAAG cGCAGACAATCACATCTTCGTTTCATCCAATTACCATCTAAGTGACATCTTTTTTGACCTGTTGAAGTTTGCAGCAGAATATCTGGTGATGGGAGGAAGATTAGTTTACTGGCTGCCGATATACAGGCCTGA ATACACAGAAGAGATCATTCCTCGCCACCCGTGCCTGAAACTTATTAGCAACTGTGAGCAGATGCTTTCCAGCCACACATCAAGGCGCCTGATAACCATGGAAAAGGTGAAAGAATTCAAG GATCAAGAGCAGAATTCTTACTTGTTGGATGGTCAGTATATGCCGTACAGGGGACACAATTCTTTCCGTGAGAAGTATTTCAGTGGTGTGACGAAGAGGATtgccaaggaagaaaaagacaatcagaagtaa
- the TRMT11 gene encoding tRNA (guanine(10)-N2)-methyltransferase homolog isoform X1: MALAGAALRRYLLLLAQEHLEFRLPEITSLLSLYGGQFSSEQEIRVNCPFWILNIPSEEMARGLMKRTVCAKSIFELWGHGRSVGELYATLKNYPMDKMLPYLQSDSTYKVHIHTFNKTLTQAQKIKKIDALEFLPFKGKVNLKNPEHIFWILEDYGMDPNNVPEEPFHLYFGRWIADGQRELIESYSIKKRHFIGNTSMDACLSFIMANHGRVKPNDVVYDPFVGTGGLLISSAHFGAYVCGTDIDFNTIHGLGKASRKNQKWRGPDENIRANLRQYGLEKYYLDALVSDSSRPIWRKGMLFDAIITDPPYGIREATRRTGSQKETVKSAERSADNHIFVSSNYHLSDIFFDLLKFAAEYLVMGGRLVYWLPIYRPEYTEEIIPRHPCLKLISNCEQMLSSHTSRRLITMEKVKEFKDQEQNSYLLDGQYMPYRGHNSFREKYFSGVTKRIAKEEKDNQK; encoded by the exons ATGGCGCTGGCGGGTGCCGCGCTGCGGCggtacctgctgctgctggcgcaGGAGCACCTCGAGTTCCGCCTGCCG gAAATAACATCTTTGCTCTCGCTTTATGGTGGACAATTCAGCAGTGAGCAGGAAATTCGTGTAAAT TGTCCATTTTGGATTCTCAATATTCCTTCAGAAGAGATGGCAAGGGGACTAATGAAAAGGACAGTATGTGCAAA GTCTATATTTGAACTGTGGGGTCATGGAAGATCTGTGGGGGAGCTCTATGCAACTTTGAAGAACTATCCAATGGACAAGATG cttccatATCTACAGTCGGACTCTACTTACAAAGTACATATTCatacatttaataaaacactgactcaggcacagaaaataaaaaagatagaT GCCCTTGAGTTTCTGCCATTCAAAGGAAAAGTCAATTTAAAGAATCCAGAACACATCTTCTGGATTTTGGAAGATTATGGAATGGACCCTAATAATGTTCCAGAAGAGCCCTTTCATCTGTATTTTGGTAGATGG ATTGCAGATGGTCAAAGAGAACTTATCGAGTCCTACAGtataaaaaaaagacactttatTGGAAATACAAGCATGGATGCCTGCCTTTCTTTCATTATGGCAAACCATGGGAGAGTAAAACCCAATGATGTCGTATATGATCCCTTTGTTGGAACAG GTGGCCTTCTCATATCCTCAGCACACTTCGGAGCATATGTGTGTGGTACTGATATAGATTTCAACACAATCCATGGATTAG gcaaagcaagcagaaagaaCCAGAAATGGAGAGGTCCAGATGAAAATATCAGAGCTAATCTCCGACAGTACGGTTTAGAGAAATATTACCTTGATGCACTAGTTTCTGATTCTTCGAGACCAATATGGCGAAAAGGGATGCTGTTTGATGCAATCATTACAGATC CACCATATGGTATCAGAGAAGCTACTCGCAGAACAGgttcacaaaaggaaacagttaAGTCAGCTGAAAGAAG cGCAGACAATCACATCTTCGTTTCATCCAATTACCATCTAAGTGACATCTTTTTTGACCTGTTGAAGTTTGCAGCAGAATATCTGGTGATGGGAGGAAGATTAGTTTACTGGCTGCCGATATACAGGCCTGA ATACACAGAAGAGATCATTCCTCGCCACCCGTGCCTGAAACTTATTAGCAACTGTGAGCAGATGCTTTCCAGCCACACATCAAGGCGCCTGATAACCATGGAAAAGGTGAAAGAATTCAAG GATCAAGAGCAGAATTCTTACTTGTTGGATGGTCAGTATATGCCGTACAGGGGACACAATTCTTTCCGTGAGAAGTATTTCAGTGGTGTGACGAAGAGGATtgccaaggaagaaaaagacaatcagaagtaa
- the TRMT11 gene encoding tRNA (guanine(10)-N2)-methyltransferase homolog isoform X4, translating to MDKMLPYLQSDSTYKVHIHTFNKTLTQAQKIKKIDALEFLPFKGKVNLKNPEHIFWILEDYGMDPNNVPEEPFHLYFGRWIADGQRELIESYSIKKRHFIGNTSMDACLSFIMANHGRVKPNDVVYDPFVGTGGLLISSAHFGAYVCGTDIDFNTIHGLGKASRKNQKWRGPDENIRANLRQYGLEKYYLDALVSDSSRPIWRKGMLFDAIITDPPYGIREATRRTGSQKETVKSAERSADNHIFVSSNYHLSDIFFDLLKFAAEYLVMGGRLVYWLPIYRPEYTEEIIPRHPCLKLISNCEQMLSSHTSRRLITMEKVKEFKDQEQNSYLLDGQYMPYRGHNSFREKYFSGVTKRIAKEEKDNQK from the exons ATGGACAAGATG cttccatATCTACAGTCGGACTCTACTTACAAAGTACATATTCatacatttaataaaacactgactcaggcacagaaaataaaaaagatagaT GCCCTTGAGTTTCTGCCATTCAAAGGAAAAGTCAATTTAAAGAATCCAGAACACATCTTCTGGATTTTGGAAGATTATGGAATGGACCCTAATAATGTTCCAGAAGAGCCCTTTCATCTGTATTTTGGTAGATGG ATTGCAGATGGTCAAAGAGAACTTATCGAGTCCTACAGtataaaaaaaagacactttatTGGAAATACAAGCATGGATGCCTGCCTTTCTTTCATTATGGCAAACCATGGGAGAGTAAAACCCAATGATGTCGTATATGATCCCTTTGTTGGAACAG GTGGCCTTCTCATATCCTCAGCACACTTCGGAGCATATGTGTGTGGTACTGATATAGATTTCAACACAATCCATGGATTAG gcaaagcaagcagaaagaaCCAGAAATGGAGAGGTCCAGATGAAAATATCAGAGCTAATCTCCGACAGTACGGTTTAGAGAAATATTACCTTGATGCACTAGTTTCTGATTCTTCGAGACCAATATGGCGAAAAGGGATGCTGTTTGATGCAATCATTACAGATC CACCATATGGTATCAGAGAAGCTACTCGCAGAACAGgttcacaaaaggaaacagttaAGTCAGCTGAAAGAAG cGCAGACAATCACATCTTCGTTTCATCCAATTACCATCTAAGTGACATCTTTTTTGACCTGTTGAAGTTTGCAGCAGAATATCTGGTGATGGGAGGAAGATTAGTTTACTGGCTGCCGATATACAGGCCTGA ATACACAGAAGAGATCATTCCTCGCCACCCGTGCCTGAAACTTATTAGCAACTGTGAGCAGATGCTTTCCAGCCACACATCAAGGCGCCTGATAACCATGGAAAAGGTGAAAGAATTCAAG GATCAAGAGCAGAATTCTTACTTGTTGGATGGTCAGTATATGCCGTACAGGGGACACAATTCTTTCCGTGAGAAGTATTTCAGTGGTGTGACGAAGAGGATtgccaaggaagaaaaagacaatcagaagtaa
- the TRMT11 gene encoding tRNA (guanine(10)-N2)-methyltransferase homolog isoform X3 → MALAGAALRRYLLLLAQEHLEFRLPEITSLLSLYGGQFSSEQEIRVNCPFWILNIPSEEMARGLMKRTVCAKSIFELWGHGRSVGELYATLKNYPMDKMLPYLQSDSTYKVHIHTFNKTLTQAQKIKKIDALEFLPFKGKVNLKNPEHIFWILEDYGMDPNNVPEEPFHLYFGRWIADGQRELIESYSIKKRHFIGNTSMDACLSFIMANHGRVKPNDVVYDPFVGTGGLLISSAHFGAYVCGTDIDFNTIHGLGKASRKNQKWRGPDENIRANLRQYGLEKYYLDALVSDSSRPIWRKGMLFDAIITDPPYGIREATRRTGSQKETVKSAERSADNHIFVSSNYHLSDIFFDLLKFAAEYLVMGGRLVYWLPIYRPECKPSNS, encoded by the exons ATGGCGCTGGCGGGTGCCGCGCTGCGGCggtacctgctgctgctggcgcaGGAGCACCTCGAGTTCCGCCTGCCG gAAATAACATCTTTGCTCTCGCTTTATGGTGGACAATTCAGCAGTGAGCAGGAAATTCGTGTAAAT TGTCCATTTTGGATTCTCAATATTCCTTCAGAAGAGATGGCAAGGGGACTAATGAAAAGGACAGTATGTGCAAA GTCTATATTTGAACTGTGGGGTCATGGAAGATCTGTGGGGGAGCTCTATGCAACTTTGAAGAACTATCCAATGGACAAGATG cttccatATCTACAGTCGGACTCTACTTACAAAGTACATATTCatacatttaataaaacactgactcaggcacagaaaataaaaaagatagaT GCCCTTGAGTTTCTGCCATTCAAAGGAAAAGTCAATTTAAAGAATCCAGAACACATCTTCTGGATTTTGGAAGATTATGGAATGGACCCTAATAATGTTCCAGAAGAGCCCTTTCATCTGTATTTTGGTAGATGG ATTGCAGATGGTCAAAGAGAACTTATCGAGTCCTACAGtataaaaaaaagacactttatTGGAAATACAAGCATGGATGCCTGCCTTTCTTTCATTATGGCAAACCATGGGAGAGTAAAACCCAATGATGTCGTATATGATCCCTTTGTTGGAACAG GTGGCCTTCTCATATCCTCAGCACACTTCGGAGCATATGTGTGTGGTACTGATATAGATTTCAACACAATCCATGGATTAG gcaaagcaagcagaaagaaCCAGAAATGGAGAGGTCCAGATGAAAATATCAGAGCTAATCTCCGACAGTACGGTTTAGAGAAATATTACCTTGATGCACTAGTTTCTGATTCTTCGAGACCAATATGGCGAAAAGGGATGCTGTTTGATGCAATCATTACAGATC CACCATATGGTATCAGAGAAGCTACTCGCAGAACAGgttcacaaaaggaaacagttaAGTCAGCTGAAAGAAG cGCAGACAATCACATCTTCGTTTCATCCAATTACCATCTAAGTGACATCTTTTTTGACCTGTTGAAGTTTGCAGCAGAATATCTGGTGATGGGAGGAAGATTAGTTTACTGGCTGCCGATATACAGGCCTGA atgcAAGCCTTCCAATTCATGA